A genomic window from Arthrobacter globiformis includes:
- a CDS encoding acyl-CoA dehydrogenase family protein gives MTTTAAAALGAQTQEDIGQDGGTAAQDRLYAVADWYDAEALLTVEERQVLARLRDFLDRQAKPLLADYWERGEFPEQLAQPLIDLNLMEPFQAPARGIYQGFRIFELARTDASLATWYTAQAGLFRTAIRVGASTEQQAEWMPKVIDFSFKGVFSLTEPEHGSDIAGGLSTTARRESDGSWILDGAKRWIGGASTADVLAVFARDTADGQVKAFVVDRTADGVSLEKIHGKTSLRMMQNAHITLDGVRVPEAMRLHNVNSFRDVAAMLRAMRSDVAWIATGIQAGAFEAALRYVTGRSQFGRPLGSFQLVQEKLARMLGNITASLSLVVRLTEQQAKGIYRDQDSALAKMQTSLFMRDTVALAREVVGGNGITLAADVARFHADAEAVYSYEGTHDINALIIGRALTGESAFTR, from the coding sequence ATGACGACGACGGCGGCAGCCGCCTTAGGTGCCCAAACGCAAGAGGACATCGGGCAGGACGGCGGGACGGCAGCGCAGGACCGGCTCTACGCGGTGGCTGACTGGTACGACGCCGAAGCGCTCCTCACAGTCGAGGAGCGCCAGGTCCTCGCACGGCTCCGGGACTTCCTGGACCGCCAGGCCAAGCCCCTGCTGGCCGACTACTGGGAGCGCGGCGAATTCCCGGAGCAGCTGGCGCAGCCGCTCATCGACCTCAATCTCATGGAGCCATTCCAGGCGCCCGCCCGCGGCATCTACCAGGGCTTCCGGATCTTCGAGCTCGCCCGCACTGACGCGTCGCTGGCCACCTGGTACACCGCCCAGGCGGGCCTGTTCCGCACCGCCATCCGGGTGGGCGCCTCGACGGAGCAGCAGGCCGAGTGGATGCCGAAGGTCATCGACTTCTCGTTCAAAGGCGTCTTCTCCCTGACCGAGCCCGAGCACGGCTCGGACATCGCCGGCGGCCTGTCCACCACGGCCCGCCGGGAAAGCGACGGCAGCTGGATTCTGGACGGTGCCAAGCGCTGGATCGGCGGTGCCTCTACCGCGGACGTCCTTGCCGTGTTCGCCCGCGACACCGCCGACGGACAGGTCAAAGCCTTCGTCGTGGACAGGACCGCGGACGGCGTCTCCCTGGAAAAGATCCACGGGAAGACCTCGCTGCGGATGATGCAGAATGCCCACATCACGCTCGACGGCGTGCGCGTGCCCGAAGCCATGCGGCTGCACAACGTGAACTCGTTCCGCGATGTCGCAGCGATGCTCCGGGCGATGCGCTCGGACGTCGCCTGGATCGCCACCGGCATCCAGGCCGGGGCATTCGAAGCGGCCCTCCGGTACGTCACCGGGCGCAGCCAGTTCGGCCGCCCGCTCGGCTCCTTCCAGCTGGTCCAGGAAAAGCTCGCCCGGATGCTCGGCAACATCACGGCCAGCCTGTCCCTCGTGGTCCGGCTGACCGAACAGCAGGCCAAGGGCATCTATCGGGACCAGGACTCCGCCCTGGCCAAGATGCAGACCAGCCTGTTCATGCGCGACACCGTCGCACTGGCCCGCGAAGTGGTGGGCGGCAACGGCATCACGCTCGCCGCCGACGTCGCCCGTTTCCACGCCGACGCCGAAGCCGTCTATTCCTACGAAGGCACCCACGACATCAACGCCCTCATCATCGGCCGCGCCCTCACCGGCGAAAGTGCCTTCACCCGCTAA
- a CDS encoding amidohydrolase family protein, which yields MATTRYEPGIDAAKLDAIDMHVHLEVDSCGHGSLPEALTEASAKYFKAEDRTPSLDRIAEVYRELNMAAVVFTVDARTQLKHEPNSIPELIAGAARNNDVLIPFGSVDPRTGEDAIAGAKHQGVELGARGFKFHPSLQGFDPSNERFYPLWETLQELGLPAIFHTGQNGMGAGLPGGYGIKLAYSNPLLLDAVAADFPGLQIIMAHPSVPWQDEANSIATHKANVFIDLSGWSPKYFPESLVKASNSFLQDKVLFGTDFPLITPQKWLGAFADLPLKDEVRPKILKHNAVRLLGLGA from the coding sequence ATGGCCACCACCCGCTATGAACCGGGCATCGATGCTGCAAAGCTCGACGCGATCGACATGCACGTTCACCTCGAAGTGGACAGCTGCGGCCACGGCTCCCTGCCTGAAGCCCTGACCGAGGCCTCGGCGAAGTACTTCAAGGCCGAGGACCGCACCCCGTCCCTGGACCGCATCGCCGAGGTCTACCGCGAACTGAACATGGCCGCCGTCGTCTTCACCGTGGACGCGCGGACCCAGCTCAAGCACGAGCCCAACAGCATTCCCGAACTGATCGCCGGCGCCGCCCGGAACAACGACGTCCTCATCCCCTTTGGCAGCGTCGACCCCCGCACCGGCGAGGACGCGATCGCCGGCGCCAAGCACCAGGGCGTTGAACTGGGCGCCCGGGGCTTCAAGTTCCACCCCAGCCTGCAGGGCTTCGACCCCTCCAACGAGCGCTTCTACCCGCTTTGGGAAACGCTCCAGGAACTTGGCCTGCCCGCCATTTTCCACACCGGGCAGAACGGCATGGGCGCCGGGCTGCCCGGCGGATACGGCATCAAGCTTGCCTACTCCAACCCGCTGCTGCTGGACGCCGTTGCCGCAGATTTCCCGGGGCTGCAGATCATCATGGCCCACCCCTCGGTGCCCTGGCAGGACGAGGCCAACTCCATCGCCACGCACAAGGCGAATGTGTTCATCGACCTCTCCGGCTGGTCGCCCAAATACTTCCCGGAGTCGCTGGTGAAGGCGTCCAACTCGTTCCTGCAGGACAAGGTCCTCTTCGGCACTGATTTCCCGCTCATCACGCCGCAGAAGTGGCTGGGTGCCTTCGCGGACCTGCCCCTGAAGGACGAGGTGCGGCCGAAGATCCTCAAGCACAACGCCGTCCGGCTTCTCGGTTTGGGGGCCTGA
- a CDS encoding SDR family NAD(P)-dependent oxidoreductase, with protein MSLSGKVAIVTGSGRGLGLAYARELARQGAAVVINDVDADVAAEAVRTIEADGGKAAAVVAPVGSSEVAKQLVQAAVNAFGRLDILVTNAGILRDKSLLKMTDEDFDAVINVHLRGTFTCVREAFAYFKENGVSGRIITIGSPTGQRGTFGQTNYAAAKAGIVGMVRTWALEMKKAGVTANAVIPVAATAMTKTVPYFQKAVEADERGETMPSFFRHDLGFGTADDVAGLIAFLASDEAAGITGQAIGAGGDRLQVWTHPTAATTEYRDGGWSYEALRGKAGTLFNQETLQSVGEEFLPLPAELQPESRPVQPEPVQPEPAQVR; from the coding sequence ATGAGCCTGTCAGGCAAAGTAGCAATCGTCACAGGGAGCGGCCGGGGGCTGGGCCTGGCCTATGCCCGGGAACTCGCCCGCCAAGGCGCCGCCGTCGTCATCAACGACGTTGACGCCGACGTCGCGGCGGAAGCCGTCCGGACCATCGAGGCCGACGGCGGTAAGGCGGCCGCCGTCGTCGCTCCCGTCGGCAGCTCGGAGGTTGCCAAGCAACTGGTCCAGGCCGCGGTCAACGCCTTTGGCCGCCTCGACATCCTGGTCACCAACGCGGGCATCCTCCGCGACAAGAGCCTGCTGAAGATGACCGACGAGGACTTCGACGCCGTCATCAACGTCCACCTCCGCGGCACCTTCACCTGTGTCCGCGAGGCCTTCGCCTACTTCAAGGAAAATGGCGTTTCCGGCCGCATCATCACCATCGGCTCCCCTACCGGCCAGCGCGGCACCTTCGGCCAGACCAACTACGCGGCTGCCAAGGCCGGCATCGTCGGCATGGTGCGGACATGGGCCCTGGAAATGAAGAAGGCAGGCGTCACCGCCAACGCCGTCATCCCGGTGGCCGCCACCGCCATGACCAAGACAGTCCCCTACTTTCAGAAGGCTGTGGAGGCGGACGAGCGCGGGGAGACCATGCCGTCCTTCTTCCGCCACGACCTGGGCTTCGGAACGGCCGACGACGTGGCCGGCCTGATTGCCTTCCTTGCCTCCGACGAGGCCGCCGGCATCACCGGCCAGGCCATCGGCGCGGGCGGGGACCGCCTGCAGGTCTGGACGCACCCGACCGCGGCCACCACCGAATACCGCGACGGCGGCTGGAGCTACGAGGCGCTGCGCGGGAAGGCCGGAACCCTCTTCAACCAGGAAACCCTGCAGAGCGTTGGTGAGGAGTTCCTGCCGCTCCCGGCAGAGCTGCAGCCCGAGTCCCGGCCGGTCCAGCCCGAACCCGTCCAGCCCGAACCGGCGCAGGTCCGCTGA
- a CDS encoding MarR family winged helix-turn-helix transcriptional regulator, protein MTETVTGQPAPAADKLVPASISSDAGFLLAKLHAAGSVVNNRALEEHDLKERSYSVLALAASGLEPSQREMADFLSLDPSQIVSLVDDLEKRGLVLRAPGRQDRRAKIVTATPEGQKLFAAATKSTRRAESEALDRLDREEVAELKRLLRKALWPSLEG, encoded by the coding sequence ATGACTGAGACGGTGACGGGGCAGCCCGCCCCCGCGGCGGACAAGCTTGTTCCGGCCTCCATCAGCAGCGACGCCGGCTTTCTCCTGGCGAAGCTCCATGCCGCGGGATCGGTGGTTAATAATCGGGCGCTGGAGGAGCATGACCTCAAGGAGCGCTCGTATTCAGTGCTGGCCCTGGCCGCGAGCGGCCTTGAACCGAGCCAGCGCGAGATGGCTGATTTTCTCAGCCTGGACCCCAGCCAGATCGTCTCCCTGGTGGATGACCTGGAGAAGCGCGGCCTGGTGCTGAGGGCGCCCGGCCGGCAGGACCGGCGGGCCAAGATCGTGACGGCGACCCCCGAGGGGCAGAAGCTGTTCGCCGCAGCTACGAAGTCGACCCGCCGGGCCGAGTCGGAGGCGCTGGACCGACTGGACCGGGAGGAAGTGGCCGAGCTGAAGCGCCTGCTCCGCAAGGCGCTGTGGCCCAGCCTGGAGGGATAG
- a CDS encoding alpha/beta hydrolase family protein, protein MTRTLRQSCRTIASTSALAALLAAASASPAALAAQPRADASAPSLAAATPSTATPAVPTGILPGGAAWRAEVPANWNGKLVLFAHGFRPGPANPAWDAGFAPTASQLVARGYAVASSSYATTGWALQTAAQDQLGTLAAFEEHFGKAGRVIAVGRSMGGLVTSMMAEIPDSGIDGAVSTCGLVGGGVALNNYQLDAAYAAAQLLLPGQDIRLTGFTTPEESAETIAALKAALQHASASPEGRARLALVAALLNTPTELDGVDANSPDALAAAQGKLVLDTLPTVIERRHAIVNAAGGDSGWTAGVDYSKLLQSSAQRQLVEHMYGKAGLNLNGDLSTLTANADIEPSSQGLQWMLRTSTPTGELQVPLLATHTTVDLLAPIEYQEEYAETVRQAGKNALFRQAFVSRAGHCNFTVAENVAAIDAMDQRLQTGHWDSGATTADLQATATSLKLDGANYVEFRPAEFINDRDWTPGQ, encoded by the coding sequence ATGACCCGTACACTGCGCCAAAGCTGCCGCACCATCGCTTCGACATCAGCCCTTGCCGCCCTCCTCGCTGCAGCCTCCGCATCCCCGGCCGCCTTGGCAGCCCAGCCGCGCGCGGATGCTTCGGCGCCGTCGCTCGCGGCAGCCACGCCATCGACAGCAACCCCCGCCGTCCCCACCGGTATCCTTCCGGGCGGGGCAGCGTGGCGGGCCGAGGTGCCTGCGAACTGGAACGGGAAGCTGGTCCTCTTTGCCCATGGCTTCCGCCCGGGACCTGCCAACCCCGCCTGGGACGCAGGATTCGCCCCCACGGCCAGCCAGCTGGTGGCACGGGGCTACGCCGTCGCGTCCTCGTCCTACGCCACCACCGGCTGGGCCCTCCAGACCGCAGCCCAGGACCAACTCGGCACCCTGGCAGCTTTCGAGGAGCACTTCGGCAAGGCAGGCCGGGTCATCGCCGTCGGACGGTCCATGGGAGGCCTCGTGACGAGCATGATGGCGGAAATCCCGGACTCCGGCATCGACGGCGCCGTCAGCACCTGCGGCCTGGTGGGCGGCGGCGTTGCGCTGAACAACTACCAGCTCGATGCGGCCTACGCTGCGGCGCAACTTCTCCTTCCCGGGCAGGACATCCGCCTCACCGGCTTCACCACCCCGGAGGAGTCTGCCGAGACCATTGCCGCGCTGAAAGCAGCCCTGCAACACGCCAGCGCATCCCCGGAAGGCCGGGCAAGGCTCGCACTGGTGGCCGCGCTCCTGAATACCCCTACCGAACTCGACGGGGTTGACGCGAACAGCCCGGACGCGCTGGCAGCGGCCCAGGGAAAGCTGGTCCTCGACACACTCCCCACGGTGATCGAACGGCGCCACGCGATCGTCAACGCCGCCGGTGGCGACAGCGGCTGGACTGCGGGCGTCGACTACTCAAAACTCCTGCAGTCCTCAGCTCAGCGCCAACTGGTGGAGCACATGTACGGCAAGGCCGGCCTGAACCTGAACGGCGACCTTTCCACGCTCACGGCCAACGCCGACATCGAGCCCAGCAGTCAGGGTCTCCAGTGGATGCTCCGGACCTCCACCCCCACCGGCGAGCTTCAGGTGCCGCTGCTGGCCACCCACACCACGGTGGATCTCCTGGCCCCCATCGAATACCAGGAAGAGTACGCAGAAACAGTTCGTCAGGCGGGCAAAAACGCCCTGTTCCGCCAGGCCTTCGTCAGCCGGGCAGGGCACTGCAACTTCACAGTGGCCGAGAATGTGGCCGCCATCGACGCCATGGACCAGCGGCTCCAAACCGGCCACTGGGACTCCGGGGCCACCACCGCCGATCTGCAGGCGACCGCAACGTCGCTGAAACTGGACGGCGCCAACTACGTGGAATTCCGCCCGGCCGAGTTCATCAACGATCGCGACTGGACGCCCGGACAGTAA
- a CDS encoding alpha/beta fold hydrolase — MTGERTGWVEVPGADIYWEAWGNPAGIPVLFLHGGPGAPLGRGYRMLHDAARFWTIGLDQRGCGRSKPFVQDDLANLSANTTQALIDDIEAVRRHLGVEKWIVTGGSWGSTLALAYALEHPTSVHGIAVAAVTTTSRDEVQWITEGVRRIFPEAWEEFAEAAKCRPGERVVEAYARRLAGEDREDAEAAALAWDRWESTHISLDPLWQPGAMFDDVRERMTFAILVTHYWSHDAFLCGEQTIMDRIHQLNGIPGYLIHGRRDVSGPVITPWKLHQRWAGSRLIVIENEGHGGPESVAALVDGVKEIAAGLP; from the coding sequence ATGACGGGGGAACGCACGGGGTGGGTCGAAGTACCGGGGGCCGATATCTACTGGGAGGCTTGGGGGAATCCCGCGGGAATTCCCGTACTCTTCCTCCATGGTGGACCTGGCGCCCCCTTGGGCCGGGGATACCGCATGCTGCATGATGCTGCACGGTTCTGGACCATTGGGCTTGACCAGCGCGGTTGCGGTAGAAGCAAACCGTTCGTGCAGGACGACCTGGCCAATTTGTCCGCGAACACCACACAGGCCCTGATCGACGACATCGAAGCCGTCCGCAGGCATCTTGGGGTGGAAAAATGGATCGTTACCGGGGGCTCCTGGGGAAGCACTCTGGCCCTGGCCTACGCCCTCGAACATCCCACTAGCGTGCATGGAATCGCCGTAGCGGCGGTGACCACCACAAGCCGTGATGAAGTCCAGTGGATTACGGAGGGCGTGCGGCGGATCTTCCCCGAAGCCTGGGAAGAGTTCGCGGAGGCAGCCAAATGCAGGCCAGGGGAGCGGGTCGTGGAGGCGTACGCCCGCCGCCTCGCCGGCGAGGACCGGGAGGATGCCGAGGCGGCAGCTCTGGCTTGGGACCGATGGGAATCGACGCACATTTCCCTGGATCCGCTCTGGCAGCCAGGCGCCATGTTTGATGACGTCCGCGAGCGCATGACCTTCGCCATCCTGGTCACGCACTACTGGTCCCATGACGCCTTCCTCTGTGGCGAACAGACCATCATGGATAGGATTCACCAGCTCAACGGGATCCCCGGCTATCTCATCCACGGTCGGCGCGACGTAAGCGGGCCCGTCATCACGCCCTGGAAACTTCATCAGCGCTGGGCAGGCAGTCGGCTCATCGTCATCGAGAACGAAGGGCACGGTGGCCCGGAATCGGTGGCCGCGCTTGTCGACGGCGTCAAAGAAATCGCTGCTGGTCTGCCCTAA
- a CDS encoding Nramp family divalent metal transporter, giving the protein MAVSTLAERTAPARVWSRLLLLGPAFVAAIAYVDPGNVAANLTAGASYGYLLVWVLVAANAMAVLVQYQSAKLGLATGMSLPEILGKRLGTRRRRAYWAQAEIVAGATDMAEVIGGAVALNLLFGLPLLAGGIIIGLASMLLLSLQSNRSQKSFEVAILTLLGVIAVGFVSGLFVNPPDAGSALSGLVPRFEGTDTILLAASMLGATVMPHAIYLHSALARDRHGFSENPAVRTRLIRATRFDVAGALMLAGVVNIAMLLLAASSLRGVEGTDTIAGAHAAVTSALGPAIGVLFAIGLLASGLASTSVGCYAGATIMGGLLKVRVPLLTRRVITLIPALVILGAGIEPTLALVLSQVLLSFGIPFALIPLILLTGKREVMGIHTDSTPLKIAGWTSATLIVGLNCLLIVLTVLGGS; this is encoded by the coding sequence ATGGCTGTTTCGACCCTTGCGGAACGCACCGCCCCGGCACGGGTATGGTCGCGCCTGCTGCTGCTGGGTCCTGCCTTCGTGGCGGCCATCGCCTACGTCGACCCGGGTAACGTTGCGGCGAACCTGACGGCCGGGGCGAGCTACGGCTACCTGCTGGTCTGGGTGCTGGTGGCAGCCAACGCCATGGCCGTGCTGGTGCAGTACCAATCCGCCAAGCTGGGCCTGGCCACCGGCATGAGCCTTCCCGAGATTCTGGGCAAGCGGCTGGGAACCCGCCGCCGGCGGGCATACTGGGCGCAGGCGGAGATTGTGGCCGGAGCCACAGACATGGCCGAGGTGATCGGCGGTGCCGTCGCACTGAACCTGCTGTTCGGACTTCCGCTGCTGGCCGGCGGGATCATCATCGGACTCGCGTCGATGCTGCTGCTCTCGCTGCAGTCGAACCGGAGCCAGAAGTCGTTTGAAGTGGCCATTCTGACTCTGCTCGGCGTGATCGCCGTCGGGTTCGTGTCCGGCCTGTTCGTCAATCCGCCCGACGCCGGCAGCGCACTGTCCGGCCTGGTGCCGCGCTTCGAGGGAACCGATACCATCCTGCTCGCCGCCAGCATGCTCGGCGCCACCGTAATGCCACACGCCATCTACCTGCATTCCGCCCTCGCCCGGGACCGGCACGGCTTCTCCGAAAACCCTGCCGTCAGGACCCGCCTGATCCGGGCCACCCGGTTCGACGTGGCCGGCGCCCTGATGCTGGCCGGCGTCGTTAACATCGCCATGCTGCTCCTGGCAGCCTCGAGCCTCCGCGGCGTCGAAGGGACCGACACCATCGCCGGCGCGCACGCGGCCGTGACGTCGGCACTGGGCCCGGCGATCGGCGTCCTGTTCGCCATCGGACTGCTTGCCTCGGGGCTGGCCTCCACCTCCGTCGGTTGCTACGCCGGCGCCACCATCATGGGCGGTCTGCTGAAGGTCCGTGTGCCACTGCTGACCCGGCGCGTGATCACGCTGATTCCGGCGCTGGTGATCCTCGGCGCGGGCATCGAGCCGACGCTGGCGCTGGTCCTGAGCCAGGTGCTCCTCAGCTTCGGCATCCCGTTCGCGCTGATTCCGCTGATCCTGCTCACCGGGAAGCGCGAGGTCATGGGCATCCACACTGATTCGACCCCACTGAAGATCGCGGGCTGGACCAGCGCCACGCTCATCGTCGGGCTGAACTGCTTGTTGATCGTCCTGACCGTGCTCGGCGGGTCCTGA
- a CDS encoding PEP/pyruvate-binding domain-containing protein, which translates to MTRKTTGPLAEFGQTDLAAAGGKGAALGELVRQGFPVPEGFVITTDAYRLLLAETGLGPALDGMDHNMPDGGALRALFAHVGMPAALRVEIGEAYAALGGGAVAVRSSATTEDLPGAAFAGQQDTFLNVVGEEAVAQAVSDCWASLWTDRAIAYRRRQGIDPREVAIAVVVQKMVPADAAGVTFTANPVTGERSEIVVDASPGLGEAVVSGRVTPEHYVLDRAGRIRSFRLGGGEVVISPDAGGGTREQPGSRSRVPTLADVQLRELADLGRRAQEHFGRPQDMEWALAGGQIHVLQSRPMTALPPQPLRLNAIQRRVGPFFIDMFQERPYPLDVSGWMEQGILAMLHRMAGSVGVQFPGVEELLPEEDGVVVQLVPPSPRLTPRVLAAPLTLARRARQFKMADWKNDSRFITFLEQVDRLNARDPEPLPWSEVVGVARGSFATMRGITDLRSSYMPGIFLPMLRLRLMLVLLGRTRLASALIAGAETVTSQANRSLEQLAGMVRADPRLAGAFASSDGAALLQLVEQDPAHAAFREAFAQFLREYGNRETVSVVLSSSPTWSDAPEVVLGLVKALLGQRPRTADQTGAALAELKRHPLLRFRRIRRHVLAAVDDARAGMAFREDSHFYATKVIPPMRRAYRELGRRLVAAGVIDYVRDVYHLRFEELEAITDDGGALPASVRQRYWPLVQARAAKRRELEGIPLLDTALLFRNRRSAAGVLVSGTPASRGRAEGPVRIIRGPAEFGLLRSGDILVCPYTNPSWTPLFQRAAAVVVDMGGLGSHAAIVAREYGIPAVMGTGTGTGILAEGQRVIVDGSAGTVIAVD; encoded by the coding sequence ATGACACGAAAGACAACCGGCCCCCTCGCTGAATTCGGCCAGACGGACCTCGCCGCCGCCGGCGGGAAGGGTGCCGCCTTGGGCGAACTGGTGCGGCAAGGGTTTCCGGTGCCCGAGGGATTCGTCATCACCACCGACGCCTACCGGTTGCTTCTCGCCGAGACGGGGCTCGGGCCAGCTCTGGACGGCATGGATCACAACATGCCCGACGGCGGCGCCCTCCGTGCGCTGTTCGCGCACGTTGGCATGCCGGCAGCTTTGCGGGTGGAGATTGGCGAGGCATATGCGGCTCTGGGCGGGGGCGCCGTCGCAGTGCGTTCCAGCGCCACCACCGAAGACCTTCCGGGGGCGGCGTTCGCCGGCCAGCAGGACACGTTCCTGAACGTCGTTGGCGAGGAGGCGGTAGCTCAAGCGGTTTCTGACTGCTGGGCGTCCCTCTGGACCGACCGGGCCATTGCCTACCGGCGGCGGCAGGGAATCGACCCCCGCGAGGTGGCGATAGCCGTCGTCGTCCAAAAGATGGTGCCGGCCGACGCCGCTGGTGTCACGTTCACGGCGAATCCGGTCACGGGTGAGCGCAGTGAGATCGTTGTGGACGCCAGTCCGGGCCTGGGGGAGGCGGTGGTCTCGGGAAGGGTGACGCCCGAACACTACGTGCTGGACCGCGCGGGCAGGATCCGCAGCTTCCGTCTTGGCGGCGGCGAGGTGGTGATCAGCCCGGACGCCGGCGGCGGCACGCGGGAGCAGCCCGGCAGCCGCAGCCGGGTTCCCACCCTGGCCGATGTCCAACTGCGGGAGTTGGCTGACCTGGGCCGCAGGGCGCAGGAGCACTTCGGCCGGCCGCAGGATATGGAGTGGGCGCTGGCCGGCGGCCAAATCCATGTCCTGCAATCGAGGCCCATGACAGCACTGCCGCCGCAGCCGTTGCGGCTCAACGCGATCCAGCGGCGGGTCGGGCCGTTCTTCATCGACATGTTCCAGGAACGGCCCTACCCGTTGGATGTGTCCGGCTGGATGGAGCAGGGGATCCTGGCCATGCTGCACCGGATGGCCGGCAGCGTTGGAGTACAGTTTCCCGGGGTCGAGGAGCTGCTGCCCGAGGAAGATGGCGTGGTGGTCCAGCTCGTGCCCCCGTCCCCGCGGCTAACGCCCCGCGTTCTGGCCGCACCGCTGACCCTGGCCCGCCGCGCGAGGCAGTTCAAAATGGCCGACTGGAAGAACGATTCCCGGTTCATCACCTTCCTGGAGCAGGTGGATCGGCTGAACGCACGGGACCCCGAACCCTTGCCCTGGTCCGAGGTCGTGGGCGTTGCGCGGGGGTCCTTCGCCACGATGCGGGGCATCACCGACCTGCGCAGCTCCTATATGCCCGGCATATTCCTGCCCATGCTTCGGCTGCGCCTGATGCTCGTGCTGCTGGGCAGGACGAGGCTGGCCTCCGCCCTGATCGCGGGTGCGGAAACCGTGACGAGCCAGGCGAACCGGTCCCTGGAGCAGCTGGCCGGGATGGTCCGTGCGGATCCGCGGCTGGCCGGCGCCTTTGCATCATCCGACGGGGCGGCCTTGCTGCAGCTTGTGGAGCAGGACCCGGCGCACGCTGCCTTCCGCGAGGCGTTCGCTCAGTTCCTGCGCGAATACGGGAACCGTGAAACCGTCAGCGTTGTGCTGAGCAGTTCACCCACCTGGTCCGATGCACCCGAGGTTGTGCTGGGGCTCGTCAAGGCGCTCCTGGGCCAGCGGCCCCGCACGGCTGACCAGACCGGCGCGGCGCTGGCGGAGCTGAAGCGCCATCCGCTCCTTCGATTCAGGCGCATCCGCCGGCACGTGCTGGCCGCCGTCGACGATGCCCGGGCAGGCATGGCGTTCCGCGAGGACAGCCACTTCTACGCCACCAAGGTCATCCCGCCCATGCGCCGCGCGTACCGGGAGCTTGGCCGCCGCCTCGTTGCCGCCGGTGTCATTGACTACGTCAGGGATGTCTACCACCTGCGGTTTGAGGAACTGGAGGCAATAACGGACGACGGCGGCGCGCTGCCGGCTTCCGTCCGGCAGCGATACTGGCCGCTCGTGCAGGCCAGGGCGGCCAAACGCCGCGAACTCGAGGGGATTCCGCTGCTGGACACGGCGCTGCTGTTCAGGAACCGCCGCAGTGCTGCCGGCGTGCTGGTCTCCGGTACGCCGGCCAGCCGCGGCCGTGCGGAGGGGCCGGTGAGGATCATCAGGGGACCGGCCGAGTTCGGCCTGCTGCGCAGCGGCGACATTCTCGTTTGCCCCTACACGAACCCGTCCTGGACGCCGCTGTTCCAGCGCGCGGCCGCCGTCGTCGTCGACATGGGAGGGCTCGGCTCCCACGCGGCCATTGTGGCGAGGGAGTACGGAATCCCGGCTGTCATGGGGACCGGCACAGGCACGGGCATCCTGGCCGAGGGGCAGCGCGTCATCGTGGACGGCAGTGCCGGTACGGTCATCGCAGTCGATTAG
- a CDS encoding DNA polymerase IV: protein MSGIRWVLHVDLDQFIAAVEVLRRPELAGKPIIVGGRGDPTERAVVSTASYEARVFGVGSGMPLRIAARKVPDAVILPVDHEAYLAASETVMATLRAQPGATVQVLGWDEAFMGTETDNPEAYARQVQAAVLERTQLHCSVGIGDTLVRAKVATGFGKPAGVFRLTAGNWLEIMGSRPTKDLWGVGTKVSGRLAKLGINTVAELAASDPQDLVPEFGPRMGPWYSELGRGDGASVVDDTPWVARGHSRETTFQHDLTEPAQVDDAVRELTARVLEDVVAEGRPVVGLTLKVRYAPFLTKTHARKVPETFDRNEILARALDLASAIEAGRPIRLLGLRAEMAMPDDARKGHTPTRGGW, encoded by the coding sequence ATGAGCGGAATCCGGTGGGTGCTGCACGTCGATCTCGACCAGTTCATCGCGGCGGTCGAAGTGCTCCGGCGGCCGGAGCTTGCGGGCAAGCCGATCATTGTCGGCGGTCGGGGCGACCCCACGGAACGGGCTGTGGTGTCGACCGCATCCTACGAAGCCAGGGTGTTCGGCGTGGGTTCCGGAATGCCCTTACGCATTGCAGCCCGGAAAGTGCCAGACGCTGTGATCCTGCCCGTCGATCACGAGGCCTACCTGGCTGCGTCTGAAACTGTCATGGCTACCCTCCGCGCGCAGCCCGGCGCCACCGTCCAGGTGCTGGGCTGGGATGAAGCCTTTATGGGCACTGAAACAGACAATCCGGAAGCCTACGCCCGCCAGGTGCAGGCTGCTGTCCTTGAGCGAACGCAACTGCATTGCAGCGTGGGCATCGGCGACACCCTGGTCCGGGCCAAGGTCGCCACCGGTTTCGGCAAGCCGGCCGGCGTCTTCCGTCTCACTGCGGGGAACTGGCTCGAGATTATGGGCAGCCGGCCCACCAAGGACCTGTGGGGCGTCGGAACCAAAGTGTCGGGCCGGCTGGCCAAACTCGGCATCAACACGGTCGCGGAGCTCGCCGCATCCGACCCCCAAGACCTGGTCCCGGAGTTCGGCCCCAGGATGGGTCCCTGGTACTCGGAGCTCGGGCGCGGGGACGGCGCCAGCGTGGTGGACGACACCCCGTGGGTTGCCCGCGGGCATAGCCGGGAGACCACTTTCCAGCACGACCTGACCGAGCCCGCCCAGGTGGACGATGCCGTGCGGGAGCTGACCGCGCGTGTCCTTGAGGATGTTGTGGCCGAAGGGCGGCCCGTGGTTGGGCTGACCCTCAAGGTTCGGTACGCGCCGTTCCTCACCAAGACCCACGCGAGGAAGGTTCCCGAGACATTCGACCGGAACGAAATCCTCGCGCGGGCCTTGGATCTCGCATCCGCAATCGAAGCGGGCCGTCCGATCAGGCTCCTGGGCCTCCGGGCCGAAATGGCAATGCCTGACGATGCCCGAAAGGGACATACGCCGACGCGCGGTGGTTGGTGA